TCCCccttttacagtggagaaaacagagGTTAAACAAGAGGTTAAGGTCAAGTTAATAAATggtgagctgggatttgaacttaggcactctggctccagagtctgtgctctaacCACAGCACTGTCATGTCCTAATGCTGAGTCATTTttcagtaagtgaatgaatgaaaggaaagtGAATGTAATCAACCCTCTGTTAGGAGAGGGGAAGGCTGAGTAAAGAAACGGAATTATTTCTTAGCCTGAGTCAATTATTAATTCAGTAGAGTTCCCATATTTGTGGTGGGATATGACTTCCCTTAAGAGTTAACAAAACTATGTTTGAATATAAACTTCTAAAGACTGTTTGGCAAATAAATGATCTGAGGTTTATGTCCTTTGAGAGTCTTCTGTGCTGTAGTGTCCTCTATTGTCACAGGGAGTGGGCACCATTAGGTTTGCCTCCCCAGCATTCattccagccctgccctccactAGATAACAGAGTTTGGGTGAGACTGACCCACTCCCTGCTCTGGGTGTGGACCAATGAGTGTAATCTCTCCCATCCCAGTGACTGGTTCAGGAATGGGCAGTAACCTAGGCCTAGAATACAAAGCATTCCCTGACCACAGTGGCTGTTCAAGTTGGTTCAATCTAAGGCTTTTGTTCACTGGGGGGAAGGCGACCCCTCAGCCTTTCATAAAGAGAATGCTGTGGCTGTTCCTGGCAACCATGTATAACTATGCAGGAAGCCTAAAGACAGAGCCAATACAAAACAGAGAGAAGAGCAAAATTCTGATGAAACCTAAGGGCAAATGAAGCCCAAACTACCTTCTGGACTTCTCTGTTACACAAGCAAatacatttcctttatttttttttattttatttatttttttgctaagagtctattttattgatttccacaGCTATTACAATGAAagcaaatgaaagcaaaaaacTTTCTTTTAAGCTTAAGCTTTTGTTTTGATAGACAATTTATCAAAGTATACAACATTTTAACACTTCCTTTATTATTTAAGCCAATTTGAGTTGGATCTTCTGGTATTTTAGCATTTTGGCTATAAAGCATGGATAATCAGAAAATGATTTAGTGATTCATCATACAAGAGAAGTTGTGAAAAGTGACCAACTCACCGGTAGTATTCCAGGACGGGCTCTGTTTGGGCTTCGTAAGCCTTCAGTCTCTTGACAACCGTCTCTGGTCTATCATCCTCACGCTGAATGAGAGGCTCCCCAGTCAGATCATCAATGCCCTAAATGGGAGTTAGAAGATGCTGGCATCAAATATcatatttttgaaggatatttttataGGTagttaactgatttttaaacagACATCTATTCAAGCAGCAAacaaatatgtgtttttaaataaatggaatcaaatcCAAATCCAGGTCATTGCGACACAGAGCCATGAGACCCCACGATCATTTCCACAGTGTCAATCACCTTCTCTTTAGAGCAAAAGGTTTTCTAAGCAGCCTCtagataattttatattatatattaatgttatatattattattatatatattacattaaaaacatatatatacaaaaagatTCAGCTACAGACTGGGAATCTCAATTGCAAGCCCTAAATAACCCAAGGTGTCATTAATCCCTACTGCCCCAATTTCTAACACACTCCCTGACACAGAGTAGGAAATCAATATATGCTTTTGAAGGAATAACAAACCCCCGTTGCTCCTGGGGATGCCTTTACTACCAAGCTGACTGGACTAGACCAGTTGACTACACCAAGTAACCTGAGAACATGCCCTCAGGAGTTCTGGTCATCCGAAGGTATCCAAGGTCACCTGTGAGTGCAAGAGGACTGGAGACAGCTGGCTACGCGTAAGGCCAAGTCAGTTCCCCCCTAAATACTCACCATGGTTTTGGGAGGGTTGAATTCCATGTTGTAGACACGGCCACTGCCTGGATGGATCCAGCGAGCAGTGAGGCGTTGCTTGATGACCTCAAAGGGCACGTTCAGATTAATCACTGTGTCTATCTGATAAGCTCTATCCAGGGCTTCTGCCTGTGGAAGTGTCCTTGGAAAACCTTtacaaagtaaattaaaaatgaacaaagggggcttccctggtagtgcagtggttgagagtccgcctgccgatgcaggggacacgggtacgtgccccggtctaggaagatcccacatgccgtggagtggctaggcccgtgagccatggccgctgagcctgcgcgtccggagcctgcgctccacaacgggagaggccacaacagtgagaggcccgcgtaccgcaaaaaaaaaaaaaaaaaaagaacaaaggaagaaagagccatggggagaaaggggagaaggaagaaaattagtTAATATTGAGCAATCTGAACAAAAGCAATAACACCAGAAAGGCTGATGACAACCTTGTTGTAGTTGTAGGGCAGccgtgatagttaattttatgtgtcaacttgtcCAGACCACAGGTTGCTCAGATACTTGGTCAAACAGTAttttgggtgtgtctgtgagggtgtcttTTGGGGTGAGATTAACACTTAAATCAGttgactgagtaaagcagattgttaTCCCTAATGTAGATACGCCTGGATAGAATAAAGTTGCTGGCCTCACCAGAAGATTAAGGggaattcctcctgcctgactgccttgcAATTGGGACAtggctttttcctgcctttgaaCTCAAACTCAAACATCACCTCTTCCTGGGTCTCATCTGCCTtcagactggaactacaccatcaCACCAccggctctcctgggtctccaggttCCTGACTTGCTTTGAAGATCTTAGGACTTGTCCATCTCCATAACTGTGTAAGcgaattccttataataaacacCTCTCTctagaaactaaaaatcaacatATCCTCAAGGATCCCGCCACACCTCTGGCTGGGGAATGTTTACAGCTGATTGTAAGTTACTCTCcagtcttccttcttccttttgtgATTCTCCCTTATCCTAAATATTCTCAAAAAGCGGGGAAGGAACAAAAAGTCATATCTGAAGGAGCTTAGAAATCATGCAGTCCACTTCCctctttgcatttaaaaaaagcagGCCAGAGAAGATGACTGGCCCCCAAGGCCCCAGGGTGGGGAGTGGCAGCACTCAGGCCCCCTGCCCACCATCCATGTCTGTAGCGCATGAAATCCTCACTCTCCTGTCTGCACGCATCCTTTTGGGCAGTTGAAATATTCTCAATATTCCACTTACCATCCAATAGCCAGCTACATTGGGTGAGATTTTTCAGCTCATGAAGGACCAACCGAGTCATGACATCGTCTGGGATGAGCTTCCCTTGGTCAATGAAAGTCTTGGCTAACACACCAATTTCTATAGCAGAGgcgggaaaaaagaaaagtcagcaaGTGCATCTATTCTACCCCATTCTAGTCCTCTAGGAAATTGGTTACCTAAAGACGCCCCCTGGATAACACACTCATTTGAAAATGTGCATCATCAACTTTTGTGATAAAAACAGAGATTACAAAATAATCTACGCCTATTTCAAAATCtctattacataaaaataatggaaagctATAAACCAATATGTTAGCAGTAGTCATCTCTATGACagaattatcttttcttttttttaacatattttcacttttctgtgtttttctaaattttctatgggtaaaaaatatatatactaactgaaattattttctttttaaataagaaactgaaatagtcattatttttaaGTGGCTCAGTTTAAGTGCCGGCAATCATGTTACTATAGAGATTTTTCTAATCCTCTAAGAGATGCTGCTGTCACAATTCAGTTTTTGACCAGATCAGCACTGTGatcatgttatatttttattaatgaaatacatgaaaagaatttATGAACAACTTTTATATATTACCTATAATTGTATGTCATTCTTACACAACAgtattttcatttcctcatcATCTCTTACCAAACTATTTACACACATTCAGAATTTTTCATGCCACTGTAACAACCtgtgtactgggcttccctggtggcgcagtggttgagagtccgcctgccgatgcaggggacacgggttcgtgctccggtccgggaagatcccacatgccacagagcggttgggcccgttagccatggccgctgagcctgcgcgtctggagcctgtgctccgcaacgggagaggccacaacagtgagaggcccgcttaccaacaaagaaaaaacaaacaaacaaacctgtgtACTTATAGTTTTGTgctcttttttcacttagcatcattttgtaaatatttttcagtgattttatatagtcatttagttatttttggtaaCTAATACTCCATCAGTATATATCTATGTTTGATAAAAATATActcttttggacttccctgatggcacagtggttaagaatccgcctgccaatgcaagggacacgggttcgagccctggtccgggaagatcccacatgccgcggagcaactaagctcgtgcgccacaactactgagcctgcacactagagcccgcgagccacaactactgaagcctgcgtgccgcaactactgaaacctgcacaacctagagcccatgctccgcaacaacagaagccaccacaatgagaagcatgagcacagcaacgaagagtagcccctgttcgccacaactagagaaagcccacgtgcagcaatgaagacccaacgcagcgaaaaaaaaagtctacatcaaaaaaaaaaaaactctaaaaaaaaaaattttaaatatatactctATCATGGCAATATATACTGTtaggcatttaaatttttaaattagtctTGATTTTTCCCTACCACTTCTGCTTTTAAAGatcttaacactttttttttctttttttggtgggggggcttCTGAGTTATTTCTGATGGATAAATTCTCAGGATTCAGAGATTAAACAGTCAAAGTTTATGACTGTTttcatggataccaaggggggagagggggtgggatgaattgggagattgggattgacatatatacactactatgtataaaatagataactaatgagaacctactgtatagcacagggaactctactcagagctctgtggtgacctaaatgggaaggaaatctaaaaaagaggagatatatgtatacatataactgattcactttgctgtatagcagaaactaacacaacgttgtgaaGCAACcataatccaataaaatttttttttttaaagtttatgactgttttcataatttttggTATGGACTGACATACTGACTTCAGAACATATCCTAAATTGTCAAATTCATGAAACTTTAGATTTCTAACTAAGCACATTAACTACATGGAAATTGGCTGCCATTTGACAGGTGTACTGCTTGGGTTTATAAACGGCATCTGGAAGAGGCCCTGGGTTCTGAGAGCGCCCAGGACTCTCTAAAATACCCTCTTGGAAAGGTCCACATACTTAATGTGTGCACCTCTCTGTTGTCAGGGTTTTGACCACTGCTCTGGGGAACATAGAGCTCAAACTCAGTATTGAGGAAAATCGTAATTCTCCAGGGCTGAGTCCCTAAAACGAGTAttggtccctcccctcccctctcactCTTCAGGACAAGCCCTCAACTAATGGCAACAAATGGATTGAGATGATGGGATTAACTAATAAAGTACCTAATTTTATATTAAGTATAGGAATAGCCTTAAGAAAAGATGATCTGTTCTTGCCATTTCAACGCTGTACCAGAGACTGTAGCCAGGGCAATGagtccagaaaaagaacaaaaggcatccagaaaggaagaagtaaaattatctctatttccaggtgacatgatcttgtatttagaaaatcctaaggaatctactaaaaaactattagaactaataaatgagttcagcaaagttTCAAGGTACAAGATCAAAagtatacaaaaatgaacaatatgaaaatgaaattaagaaaattccatttacaattgtatcaaaaagaataaaaaacttagcaatatactcttttaaaaaagcacaaaacTGGTAATCTGAAAACCACAACATTgttgaaagagattaaagaagacctaactaaatggaaagatagctTATATTCGTGGATTAGAAAAGTTAATATTAAGATGGCAAGACTCTTTGaaaatgatctacagattcaatgcaatcctatcaaaattccagctggtgtctttgtagaaactgacaaaatgactgtaaaattcatatggaaatgcaaggtaTCCAGAATAGctgaaaacaatcttgaaaaagaagaaccaagTTGGAGGACATACACTTCGGATTTCAAAAGACTGTttgtactggcataaggatagacataat
This region of Delphinus delphis chromosome 6, mDelDel1.2, whole genome shotgun sequence genomic DNA includes:
- the AK3 gene encoding GTP:AMP phosphotransferase AK3, mitochondrial isoform X2, translating into MGASARLVRAAIMGAPGSGKGTVSSRITKHFELKHLSSGDLLRDNMLRGTEIGVLAKTFIDQGKLIPDDVMTRLVLHELKNLTQCSWLLDGFPRTLPQAEALDRAYQIDTVINLNVPFEVIKQRLTARWIHPGSGRVYNMEFNPPKTMGIDDLTGEPLIQREDDRPETVVKRLKAYEAQTEPVLEYYRKKGVLETFSGTETNKIWPCVYAFLQTKVPQINQNASVTP
- the AK3 gene encoding GTP:AMP phosphotransferase AK3, mitochondrial isoform X1, which gives rise to MTRLVLHELKNLTQCSWLLDGFPRTLPQAEALDRAYQIDTVINLNVPFEVIKQRLTARWIHPGSGRVYNMEFNPPKTMGIDDLTGEPLIQREDDRPETVVKRLKAYEAQTEPVLEYYRKKGVLETFSGTETNKIWPCVYAFLQTKVPQINQNASVTP